The Tripterygium wilfordii isolate XIE 37 chromosome 1, ASM1340144v1, whole genome shotgun sequence sequence AGAACTCGGCAAGTGCAAAGTTACTAAGCCGGGGGTTCATATCTTGATCGAGAATGACTGCAGAAGATGTAATATTTCTGTGAATAACTTGTTGTTCCCATTCCTCATGAAGGTAGAGAACGGCAGAAGCGAGGGACTTGACAATGTTGTACCTATAATACCATGGAAAGATCGAATGTCCAATTCTATACTCCTGATAGAAAAGGAGATGACTCAAAAACCGATTTGCTGAGTAGTCATAGACCACTAGCATCTCACCTTGTTCCGTGCACCACCCACGGAGCTGCACCAGGTTTCTATGTCTTAGCCTCGCTAAATTCTGGAGCTCGTTTGAAAACCGTGTCCTCAGTGCAGGGCATTTAGTCATGCCAAGCCTCTTCACCAGGACAGACTGGTGGTTCTCAAGGAAGCCAAGGTAGGCAGTTCCAAAATCCAGCTCTGCCACCCTTCTTGATTCTGAAAAGTTATTTGTGGCATAAGTGATCTCCTTATATGATATTTCTCTTGGAGTTTCAACCATGAAATGCGTGCTGCGTCGCTGACTTTTGTTATAGGAAGAGCTGAAACCGCCATTCTCAGGCTCAGCAGTTTCATATATAGTCTCTCCAACTGCCGTGACATATTTGGTAGATGTTGACGTGTCTGTCATGTTGGAGCTGGCTGTGGTTGTGGATATCCTGATAGTTATTGTATTGCTTGTGCTAGTGTTGGAATCAGAGGATATGGTTATGTATGGAGGATGGGATTGAAACGAAGGGAGAGCCGGCAATTTGCCTGAAATCATACCAGAAAGTGATTCCACAACCCATTTCATGTTAGGCCGTGATTGTGGGTTGTGGAGTGTGCAGAGTAGCCCCAGATGTATCAAACGCTCCATATCAGAAAGACTGTAAGACCCATCTCGAAGCCGTGTATCCCCTGCTGCTAACAGCTTTCCCTCGTCGGACAGCCTCCGCATCCAATCAAGCAAAATGATTTGCTCATCCGGGTATGTGAGATCCACTGCTCTCCTTCCAGACACTATCTCCAGCACAACAATACCAAAGCTAAAAACATCAGATTTAGCAGTGGCAACAGTTCTTTTCTGGAAACTCTCCGGTGGCAGGTACCCAATAGTGCCACCGATTCTTGTTGTCTCAGCCAATCGAAACTGGTAATCTTTCATTGGTGTTGTCGCTGTCTCCTTGGTTTGGTACTCAAGTTCATGTTCTAGCCACCTCGCCAAGCCAAAGTCGCCTAGTTTCGCATTGTATTGTGAGTCAAGCATTACATTACTTGTCTTAACATCCCTGTGTATGATCTGAGTCTCCAATTGTTCATGAAGGTAATGCAGGGCAGCTGCCAAACCACCAACTATCGCCCTTCTTCGCTCCCAATCAAGCGGTGCTGCTGCTGTCAAGTTTTCAGGCCTTCTGAAAAGCACTCTGTCAAGGCTTCTATTAGGCATATAATCATAAACCAGAAGCAACTGGTCTTCATGTACACACCAACCTCTTAACCGGACAAGATTCCGGTGACGAAGATGAGCAACTGCAACCAATTCAGCAGCAAAAGTCTTCTCAAATTTCTCTCCCTTTTCAGCCAAACACTTCACAGCAACAAGGGTACCATCACTAGGTAATACTGCTCTATACACCTTCCCAAAACCTCCACTGCCAAGAACTTCATCTTCACTAAACCCTTTTGTTCCTATATAAAGCTCAGCATAACTAAACGTTCTTGGACTGTCTCTGCCTACTTTCTCCGATAACTGGATTCCTTCCAGGTCATAAAACACCCCGGAATGTTGTTTCCTTGGGACGTCCCGGCAATATAACCGGCATAGTGAATCGCGAATGAAAGCAAGTACATGATCACCACAAGAGCGATGAGAGTGCTTCTCGGCCTTCTTTTGTGGATGTGAAGGCACCTGAGATGGCTCATAAGGCAGGAGCTCATCGACATCCGCTGGCAGGATGAGGCAGAGGCGGTTGAGATGCATTTGGTGGAGGCACTAGATTGACATTGAAGATGAGAATGTGAATTGGTTTAGTTTCTGGATATGTTTACAGGTTGGGATGCTTTATTGCCAAATTTGGTGTGCTCTTATTCAACGCGGTTTGGTTGCATGGTtgaatacacacacatatatatacatatatgttgttATCAATTCTAGCCAAGTCAAGGAACCTACCCCTTGTGACGTCACTGAAGAAGGTTCTTTGTGTTGATTGTTGTTAATTTAATTCCTTCTTCTAATCTCTGCTGATATATTCTATATAGAGTCTGGAAGGATTACATGAGGAAGAAAGACCTTGTGCAAGAGAACACGCCATAGAAAAGTAGGCTGTTTGAATTTTATCTTTGTTAggtcaaaacccaaaaaatgcctccatttgtttttcataagaAATGTAATACATTCAAACATGTCCTTTTTGTTCTTGCCAATTCTCTTTTAGACTCTTATTTGATTTTCTCAACTTTTAATTTAATTGTGTTGTGCCTTGTTTTCATGAAAAATCCAACTTGATTCTGAGTTAAGGGTGCTTCTGCAGTGGAAATTGTAGAGTCCCTACAGTTTTAACTACAATCGTCAAATCTGCccttttgaaaataaaatcagtGTGATTTTCACACTTAAAGCAGATCTGACGGTCAGTAAATCTACTGCCCTGTAGTATCCACTACAGACACCCTCGTTCGCTTGATTCTTTGTGCTGCTGGAAGGGATTGATACCAATCAAGTCGTGACTTATGGTATCGCAGGTGAGTTGGGTCAATAATTGTGTAGGTATGGAGGCTGACAGTAGTAATTAATTAGCTTGTATACTTACAATTTATTTCTGCCAATTGTTGTTTATGACGTGGTTCCAACTTCCAAACCTAATTTGTTCACTTTTTCAAGGACTAAAATGGCATCTACTTCTCCATCACTTGACTCCACTAGTAATTAAATTTTTGATGGAAAGCACAATGAGCACCTCCATGAATAAATATAGTCTTGAGTTGGTTCACTATaaagatttttctttctttttttttagtaacgTGAAACCATCATACAATTGAGTGGTGATAGGGGTATGTGGAACAACTCATAATATTCATGGACCAGTTCAGACCTACACTTAGTGTAGGAAAATAATGTAGTGTGACAGTCGTATATGCTGCGTTGAGCAAGGATCTGTCTCACAAATTGTGATAATGTAAATATTCATAggatttgaactcatgaccttccGTTTATGTTAATAATTGCGCGATCAACTTCACCGATCAACGACAGGAGACGCTAAACAATTTTGACATGTCTAGGCATGCCCTTTGATCTTGATGTAGTGGCAACCAATCAAGGTACATATCAATCGATCAAATTAACACTAACACAAACACAATGAAAAAACCTTGTGTGAGTTCAGCTAATTGGGAATCGGAAGGGCACCAATTTCTGCTTCAATTCTCcctaaaaaaataatgttaaatcatgattattGTGTGTGAAAATGACATAATAGAGTTTAGAAATTGGAAATGAATGCTTAGGATTTAAAGTTGAGGGTCgaggatttagggtttacaacttaatttttaatgtttagagtttagggtttagaatctagtattgagaaaaaaaattccccaaaatctaccatattctaatattataaacaccaaaaaatactcaataacatatttattttaattcatgatttaatatagttttgggggagaattgatattaaattggAACCCCTATCCCAGCTAATTGATTGCGCAATCAGTGTTGATGTGTGTGTTGTTACCTGTCAATTTAGGGACGGTTGGGGATGGGGACTCAAAGGATATGTTAAATGAAGATTTGTTAGGAAAAGGTGGTTTTATAGTTGTGTTGTGCATAATTAATGTATGGTAGTTT is a genomic window containing:
- the LOC119998824 gene encoding receptor like protein kinase S.2, with amino-acid sequence MHLNRLCLILPADVDELLPYEPSQVPSHPQKKAEKHSHRSCGDHVLAFIRDSLCRLYCRDVPRKQHSGVFYDLEGIQLSEKVGRDSPRTFSYAELYIGTKGFSEDEVLGSGGFGKVYRAVLPSDGTLVAVKCLAEKGEKFEKTFAAELVAVAHLRHRNLVRLRGWCVHEDQLLLVYDYMPNRSLDRVLFRRPENLTAAAPLDWERRRAIVGGLAAALHYLHEQLETQIIHRDVKTSNVMLDSQYNAKLGDFGLARWLEHELEYQTKETATTPMKDYQFRLAETTRIGGTIGYLPPESFQKRTVATAKSDVFSFGIVVLEIVSGRRAVDLTYPDEQIILLDWMRRLSDEGKLLAAGDTRLRDGSYSLSDMERLIHLGLLCTLHNPQSRPNMKWVVESLSGMISGKLPALPSFQSHPPYITISSDSNTSTSNTITIRISTTTASSNMTDTSTSTKYVTAVGETIYETAEPENGGFSSSYNKSQRRSTHFMVETPREISYKEITYATNNFSESRRVAELDFGTAYLGFLENHQSVLVKRLGMTKCPALRTRFSNELQNLARLRHRNLVQLRGWCTEQGEMLVVYDYSANRFLSHLLFYQEYRIGHSIFPWYYRYNIVKSLASAVLYLHEEWEQQVIHRNITSSAVILDQDMNPRLSNFALAEFLTQNDHDHHAATDKTKSVRGIFGYMSPEYVESGEATTMADVYSFGVVLLEIVSGQMAVDFRRPEVLLVKRVHEFEAMDNSLEDLVDVRLDGEYNHTQVMRVMKIGIACTRSKAELRPNMRQIVSMLDGNEECFMLQEQGKESRDEWKDKNASALSLVRRIQALGIQ